One stretch of Podospora pseudoanserina strain CBS 124.78 chromosome 4, whole genome shotgun sequence DNA includes these proteins:
- a CDS encoding hypothetical protein (EggNog:ENOG503NYPQ; COG:S), producing the protein MAVKDELRILTPIGMLGYSFDEHLYWTEIENGVDAIILDSGSTDSGPSRLALGLTSASREAYERDLKLLVTASANKHIPVLIGSAGGDGTNAHVQLLVDIVNEVVEREKYRQLKIVTIHSEITKSEVRASLGRGEITPCGGGVPELLSSDIDDAVVIVAQMGLEPWVQAMRDHPDFDIIIAGRSYDPAPYAAFCVHNGFPDLGLAHHMGKIMECGAVCATPKSAEALAIVRQDCFEIRPLNPVAKCTPLSVAAHTMYEKPRPDLLAGPGGILDVRDSTYTQLPDGRTIRVTGSKFIPFSPDQSSPEPSVSNTKYTIKLEAAKVTGHLAIFIGGIRDPIMQSQLNDLLVPMIKKRLHQVYTFDFDLSFKFYGQTPLIPGIAPQPAHFPTEIGVLGKVLAQTPAQAKAVANLAKVYFVHAPYPGQVATAGNFAMPLAPCDISVGPATQFCMYHLMEIDDPVAPFPISVQTVRRVLAPEEIQTNGTHPKEISPLEKLKSSRPLFPPSLVAPELTCFPKSALPSSVPLYKLAKTLRTKNAGPYSVTLDILFPTREVFELVVESGVLTRGGLAEMYGIGKEDITEFMFWEPALAFKATWPRRRVSGSWDDDDVHASGGHVGVMGIEVVVPAGFSLNGEAWL; encoded by the exons ATGGCGGTAAAGGACGAACTCAGGATCCTCACGCCAATTGGCATGCTGGGGTACTCCTTCGACGAGCACCTGTACTGGACCGAGATAGAGAACGGCGTCgacgccatcatcctcgacagTGGCTCTACAGACAGTGGGCCCTCGCGCCTGGCCTTGGGACTGACGTCTGCTTCGCGAGAGGCATATGAGCGGGACCTCAAGCTTCTTGTCACCGCCAGCGCGAACAAACACATCCCCGTTCTTATCG GCTCTGCCGGAGGCGACGGAACAAATGCCCACGTGCAGCTTCTTGTCGACATCGTCAACGAGGTTGTCGAAAGGGAAAAGTATCGCCAACTGAAGATCGTCACCATTCACTCCGAGATTACCAAGTCCGAGGTACGAGCTAGTCTTGGCCGAGGTGAAATCACGCCGTGCGGTGGAGGTGTCCCGGAGCTCCTGTCTTCGGACATTGACGATGCCGTGGTCATCGTTGCCCAGATGGGCCTTGAGCCCTGGGTACAGGCCATGCGGGACCATCCTGActtcgacatcatcatcgcagGTCGATCCTATGATCCGGCGCCTTACGCGGCCTTTTGTGTGCACAATGGCTTCCCGGATCTTGGTCTTGCTCACCACATGGGCAAAATCATGGAATGCGGTGCTGTCTGCGCGACGCCAAAGAGTGCCGAGGCTTTGGCTATTGTTCGACAGGATTGCTTTGAAATCCGGCCCCTGAATCCGGTAGCCAAGTGCACACCTCTTTCTGTGGCGGCGCACACCATGTATGAGAAGCCCCGGCCTGACCTCCTTGCCGGACCGGGCGGGATTCTTGACGTCCGCGACTCGACGTACACACAGCTCCCTGACGGCCGGACGATCCGTGTAACCGGATCCAAATTCATCCCCTTTTCGCCCGACCAGTCCTCACCGGAGCCAAGCGTCAGCAACACAAAGTacaccatcaagctcgaAGCGGCCAAGGTGACTGGTCacctcgccatcttcatcggCGGCATCCGCGACCCCATCATGCAGTCCCAGCTCAACGATTTGTTGGTGCCCATGATCAAGAAGCGCCTGCATCAAGTCTACACCTTTGACTTTGACCTCAGCTTCAAATTCTACGGCCAGACACCCCTCATACCCGGCATCGCCCCTCAGCCAGCACACTTCCCCACCGAGATTGGTGTGCTGGGTAAAGTCCTGGCACAAACACCGGCGCAAGCCAAGGCTGTGGCAAACCTGGCAAAGGTATACTTTGTCCACGCCCCCTACCCAGGGCAGGTAGCCACAGCAGGGAACTTTGCCATGCCGCTCGCCCCGTGTGACATCTCTGTCGGGCCGGCGACGCAGTTTTGCATGTACCATCTCATGGAGATCGACGACCCCGTGGCGCCATTCCCCATCTCTGTGCAGACTGTCAGGAGGGTGCTCGCCCCTGAGGAGATTCAAACAAA CGGGACCCACCCAAAAGAGATCTCCCCCCTTGAAAAGCTCAAGTCTTCCCGGCCGTTGTTCCCGCCTTCTTTGGTTGCGCCGGAATTGACGTGTTTTCCGAAATCGGCGCTTCCGTCTTCGGTGCCGTTGTATAAGCTGGCCAAGACGCTCAGGACGAAGAACGCGGGCCCGTATTCGGTCACGTTGGACATCTTGTTTCCGACACGGGAGGTGTttgagctggtggtggagtcGGGGGTTTTgacgaggggggggttggcggagaTGTATGGgattgggaaggaggatATTACAGAGTTTATGTTTTGGGAACCGGCGCTGGCGTTCAAGGCCACGTGGCctaggaggagggtgagtgggagttgggatgatgatgatgttcaTGCTAGTGGGGGGCATGTGGGGGTTATGGGgattgaggtggtggttccgGCCGGTTTTTCTCTCAACGGTGAGGCTTGGTTATGA
- a CDS encoding hypothetical protein (COG:G; EggNog:ENOG503NU7U), producing MAQSPVTPVGSSLGLGDDKSFSKAGVSSDPGDGEASDRLDVDASHSEDGDHSNGLYAHREMSLTAEERKAEKRFLLKIDFIILPLIASIYFLAALDRSDVGNAAVAGMTADLNLTAAELSFCVAFFYIGFLAFQLPGSIMVRLLTPPIQLGTALVIWGGATAIMTEANTWQTIAGLRIVVGCFEAFIQGAPLYLTFWYKPHELATRGAIFMSMTSLAGSMNGLIAYSIQTTMEGAHGRRAWRWIFLIEGVASVGFGVLIFFILPNTPEKVKRWFTEEEKKIALRRTKEAYNIPNTKISLGQLKATVRDPKTWFYCVINLAAAISQAAWGQFLPVLLNLNGYAPNEAQIMSIPVYVCAGVSAIACGYLSDRFRMRGIFVIVGLLVAAAGWLVLILSKNQQLSYAGTYFVGIGSSPCVIVMLAWMNNNVLGYTKKAGTLAIVNMIGHLGAIGVSFSFNNKPDYYLGKSLAMGSALIATCTTILFFFYLDRQNARKLANKDTVEARMLRQKTVEEVFDGHPDFMYSK from the exons aTGGCGCAATCGCCCGTGACCCCCGTCGGCTCAAGTCTAGGACTTGGGGACGATAAAAGCTTTTCAAAGGCCGGAGTCTCAAGCGATCCAGGCGATGGCGAGGCCAGCGACCGTCTTGACGTTGACGCCAGCCATAGCGAGGATGGCGACCACTCTAACGGACTGTATGCCCATCGCGAGATGTCCTTGACCGCAGAGGAAAGGAAAGCCGAAAAGAGGTTCCTTCTCAAGATTGACTTTATTATCTTACCTTTAATTGCATCTATTTACTTTCTCGCTGCACTG GACCGAAGCGATGTTGGCAATGCGGCCGTGGCCGGCATGACAGCCGATCTGAACTTGACCGCCGCAGAGCTCAGTTTCTGCGTGGCCTTCTTCTACATTGGTTTCTTGGCCTTCCAGCTTCCCGGCTCCATCATGGTCAGGCTGTTGACGCCCCCTATCCAACTGGGCACTGCATTGGTCATCTGGGGCGgtgccaccgccatcatgacAGAAGCAAACACCTGGCAAACCATCGCCGGTCTCCGCATAGTAGTCGGTTGCTTCGAAGCATTCATCCAAGGCGCCCCGTTGTACCTTACTTTTTGGTACAAGCCCCACGAGCTCGCCACCCGCGGCGCAATCTTCATGTCCATGACGAGCCTGGCCGGGAGCATGAATGGCTTGATAGCGTATTCCATTCAGACGACCATGGAGGGTGCCCACGGTCGGAGGGCCTGGCGGTGGATTTTCCTTATCGAGGGTGTGGCGtctgttgggtttggggtaCTCATCTTTTTCATCCTGCCCAACACGCcggagaaggtgaagaggtggtttaccgaggaggagaagaagattgcgctgaggaggacgaaggaGGCGTATAATATCCCGAACACGAAGATTAGTTTGGGGCAGCTGAAGGCGACGGTTAGGGATCCGAAGACGTGGTTTTATT GTgtcatcaacctcgccgcTGCCATCAGTCAAGCAGCATGGGGCCAGTTCTTGCCTGTGCTGCTCAACCTCAACGGGTACGCCCCCAACGAAGCCCAAATCATGTCCATTCCTGTCTATGTCTGCGCGGGAGTGTCGGCGATTGCGTGCGGGTACCTTTCCGATCGCTTCCGCATGAGAGGCATCTTTGTTATCGTCGGGCTACTCGTTGCCGCGGCAGGATGGCTTGTTCTCATCCTCAGCAAGAACCAACAGCTCTCCTACGCGGGCACATACTTTGTCGGCATTGGGTCGTCACCATGTGTGATTGTTATGTTGGCATGGATGAATAACAATGTCCTGGGCTACACGAAGAA AGCGGGAACACTAGCCATAGTCAACATGATCGGCCACCTAGGCGCCATCGGCGTTTCtttctccttcaacaacaagcctGATTACTACCTTGGGAAGTCACTGGCCATGGGATCAGCGCTCATTGCGACCTGCACGACTATTCTGTTCTTCTTTTACCTGGATCGACAAAACGCGCGGAAGCTGGCGAATAAGGACACGGTGGAGGCGCGGATGCTGAGGcagaagacggtggaggaggtgtttgatggaCATCCGGATTTCATGTATTCGAAGTAG
- a CDS encoding hypothetical protein (EggNog:ENOG503NYV8; MEROPS:MER0000440; COG:S), which produces MRSCSPSLRGLAVCSVVLSISLASAKPLSFRSRNDTTTAVKKISWAPCNFNVSGDPLADQIDCGSLVVPLDYTDPTSNETLTLSLLRSKAVSPSATGNKKSMLFNFGGPGYPARTTLAENAVTLHNMTGGEYDLVAFDPRGTADTITFRCYANQTERLVATASLPILDLTPGASAPNAFAENYANAVALSQRCAAYNLDPALQKNANVLTTGMVARDLMAVVDSLHTFEEEDGLLHYWGISYGSLLGATVAALFPDRMERLILDGIVNAENYYHHFGIDIDQLLSSDDAFRGVLSDCLKIGTSRCALADINSTAPELEATLLAMVDRYQSNPVAAAGKVINGKFVKEILIVIIKYPTGIVPLATVYIRSLLEGKNLDGVVAFHTALYNAVSMGDNDALTGIACSDKVIRATGPTDQKLIDDTNHMFNSTKIFGGLLAGIASQCAEWPHEGRGKYTEHWFDEEGRPRVIKTRKPILFVGNRYDPVTPVKSAVAMSSVFEGSRVLERDAFGHASIAQWSDCTAEVFRGYFGEEMVLPEDKKVCEVDVGVFDVGVFPG; this is translated from the exons ATGAGATCCTGTTCTCCCTCTTTGAGAGGGCTGGCAGTCTGTTCAGTGGTCTTGTCAATTTCCCTAGCGTCAGCGAAACCTCTCTCATTCCGATCTCGCAACGACACCACAACCGCTGTAAAAAAAATCAGTTGGGCACCATGCAATTTCAACGTTTCAGGCGACCCTCTTGCAGACCAAATCGACTGCGGGAGTCTGGTTGTACCGCTCGATTACACCGACCCAACTTCCAATGAGACCCTCACGTTGTCTCTGCTGAGAAGCAAAGCCGTCTCCCCTAGCGCCACAGGAAACAAGAAGAGTATGCTCTTCAACTTTGGCGGGCCAGGCTACCCGGCAAGAACTACCCTGGCAGAAAATGCCGTTACTCTGCACAA CATGACTGGGGGAGAATATGACCTCGTCGCCTTCGATCCACG CGGCACGgccgacaccatcaccttcaGATGCTATGCCAATCAGACCGAGCGCCTCGTAGCAACcgcttccctccccatcctcgacctCACCCCCGGCGCCAGCGCCCCCAACGCCTTCGCCGAAAACTACGCCAACGCCGTCGCCCTCTCCCAACGCTGCGCCGCCTACAACCTCGACCCAGCCCTCCAAAAGAACGCCAACGTTCTCACCACCGGAATGGTAGCCCGCGATCTAATGGCTGTAGTCGACTCCCTCCACACCttcgaagaagaagacggtctCCTCCACTACTGGGGCATCTCCTAcggctccctcctcggcgccaCCGTCGCCGCACTCTTCCCAGACAGAATGGAacgcctcatcctcgacggAATAGTCAACGCAGAGAATTACTACCACCACTTCGGCATCGACATCGACCAACTCCTCTCTTCCGACGACGCCTTCCGGGGTGTGCTATCCGACTGCCTCAAAATCGGCACCTCCCGCTGTGCCCTAGCCGACATCAACTCCACCGCTCCCGAGCTAGAAGCCACGCTCCTCGCCATGGTCGACCGTTACCAATCCAACCCTGTCGCCGCGGCCGGCAAGGTAATCAACGGGAAATTCGTCAAAGAAATCCTCATAGTCATCATCAAATACCCCACTGGCATCGTCCCCCTAGCCACAGTCTACATCCGCTCCCTCCTCGAAGGCAAAAACCTCGACGGGGTGGTGGCCTTCCACACGGCGCTCTACAACGCCGTCAGCATGGGTGACAATGACGCCTTGACGGGAATAGCCTGCTCAGACAAGGTCATCCGCGCCACTGGGCCCACGGATCAGAAGTTGATAGATGACACGAATCACATGTTCAACTCGACAAAGATATTTGGCGGGTTGCTAGCCGGGATCGCCAGCCAGTGCGCCGAGTGGCCTcatgaggggagggggaagtaCACGGAGCACTGGTTTGATGAGGAAGGACGGCCAAGGGTGATTAAGACGAGGAAGCCGATTTTGTTTGTCGGGAATCGGTATGATCCTGTGACGCCGGTCAAGTCGGCGGTGGCCATGTCAAGCGTTTTTGAGGGGAGCCGGGTGTTGGAACGGGATGCGTTTGGGCATGCGTCGATAGCGCAGTGGTCAGATTGCACGGCCGAGGTGTTTAGGGGgtattttggggaggagatggttcTGCCtgaggacaagaaggtttgtgaggttgatgttggggtgtTTGACGTTGGGGTGTTTCCTGGGTAA
- a CDS encoding hypothetical protein (EggNog:ENOG503P19Z; CAZy:GH16; COG:G), translating to MRFDTIAFASLFSTLASAGAVPNYPGLKTLWSDDFAGAPGQMPNSNLWNIITNLKTNNDVQEYTTSNTNLQLSGGGTVQIIPRLNRQTNSWTSARIETKAVFTPSPGKVTTFEGSIRFGDHPVHMKQGIWPAFWMLGKSIHQGTPWPQCGELDIMETINGVPTAYGTVHCGSVPGGPCNEPVGRHGTMGISPTGWHTYRIRVDRARAGAGGRWEDEEIVWEVDGRVFHTLRGGEVGDQGVWGTLAHSPMFLILNVAVGGDWPGAPNALTADSYGSMMEVEYVAVYSS from the exons ATGCGTTTCGACACCATCGCGttcgcctccctcttttccacccTCGCCTCGGCCGGTGCAGTCCCCAACTACCCCGGCCTCAAAACACTGTGGTCGGATGACTTTGCCGGTGCTCCGGGTCAAatgcccaacagcaacctctggaacatcatcaccaa cctcaaaaccaacaacgacGTCCAAGAatacaccacctccaacaccaacctccagCTCTCGGGCGGCGGCACCGTCCAAATCATTCCCCGCCTCAACCGCCAAACCAACAGCTGGACCTCTGCCCGCATCGAGACAAAAGCAgtcttcaccccctcccccgggAAGGTCACCACCTTTGAAGGCAGCATCCGCTTCGGCGACCACCCGGTCCACATGAAGCAGGGGATCTGGCCCGCGTTTTGGATGCTGGGCAAGTCGATCCACCAGGGCACGCCCTGGCCGCAGTGCGGGGAGCTCGACATTATGGAGACGATCAACGGCGTGCCGACGGCGTATGGGACTGTGCACTGCGGGAGTGTTCCGGGGGGCCCGTGCAACGAGCCGGTGGGGAGGCACGGGACGATGGGGATCAGCCCGACGGGGTGGCACACTTATCGGATAAGGGTTGATAGGGCGAGGGCTGGGGCGGGGGGCaggtgggaggatgaggagattgtttgggaggtggatgggagggtgtTCCATacgttgagggggggggaggtgggggatcaGGGGGTCTGGGGGACGCTGGCGCATAGTCCGATGTTTTTGATTTTGAATGTGGCTGTTGGAGGGGActg GCCCGGTGCGCCCAATGCGCTGACTGCGGACAGCTATGGCAgtatgatggaggtggagtACGTCGCTGTGTACTCGTCGTAG